In the genome of Elusimicrobium sp., one region contains:
- a CDS encoding long-chain fatty acid--CoA ligase, producing the protein MIRRKDLYTALSDSAFRFPDKIALVEAGTGKKVSYHELLMKVDRAADMYFEHGIRKGDRVAIAHRNAIDTVVANFGLYKLGAVSIPINFMVTKQEELQYILNNAGAKAVVTQAEFLRHYVKALPNTPEVKYIFTTDEISSSAADCPVVQKFWDEIEKSTFHEETASAQAELDDLAFILYTSGTTGLPKGAMLTHGNLASNVISCAQIFKITDDDVFLCLLPMFHSFAWTACVVIPMYLNLKVVIVANVMPASKWLGAMGTEKVTLILAVPQIYSVLSKEAKGLKRLYLRYWPFKNVRFAVSGAAPLTQDIKDRFEEKIGVPILEGYGLTETSPVVSVNTEELQKIKSVGPAIPGVNLIVLDDNGNEVGRNQEGELCVKGPNVFRGYWGNETASRDAFTESGWFKTGDIVEIDDDGFIFIKDRKKDMIIIKGLKVFSAQVEAVICEHPAIEECAIIGVPDGRGGEFIKLYAVKREGVEYSDAEFRKFLKTHLDNYKRPRDFEFLEALPKNALRKVLKRELRKDAVAKLAARGGAEGDDSVA; encoded by the coding sequence ATGATTCGCCGCAAAGACTTGTATACTGCTCTTTCCGATAGTGCTTTTCGCTTTCCGGATAAAATTGCTTTGGTAGAAGCCGGAACAGGGAAAAAGGTATCTTATCACGAACTGTTAATGAAAGTGGACCGTGCTGCCGATATGTATTTCGAACACGGGATCCGCAAAGGTGACCGAGTGGCCATTGCCCACCGCAACGCCATTGATACGGTGGTGGCCAACTTCGGGCTCTACAAATTAGGTGCCGTCAGTATCCCGATAAACTTTATGGTTACCAAGCAGGAAGAGTTGCAGTACATCTTAAACAACGCCGGAGCCAAAGCCGTAGTTACACAAGCCGAATTTTTGCGCCACTATGTAAAAGCTTTGCCCAACACCCCGGAAGTGAAATATATTTTTACAACCGATGAAATCTCTTCCTCCGCGGCGGATTGCCCTGTCGTGCAAAAATTCTGGGACGAAATCGAAAAATCTACTTTCCACGAAGAAACGGCCTCTGCTCAAGCAGAATTAGATGACTTGGCTTTTATTCTCTACACTTCCGGTACGACCGGTCTTCCCAAGGGGGCGATGCTCACGCACGGTAACTTGGCTTCCAACGTTATTTCCTGCGCGCAGATTTTCAAGATTACGGACGACGATGTGTTCCTCTGTCTGCTCCCGATGTTCCACTCTTTTGCTTGGACGGCCTGCGTGGTTATTCCCATGTACCTCAACCTGAAAGTAGTTATTGTGGCCAATGTAATGCCGGCCAGCAAATGGTTGGGGGCGATGGGTACGGAAAAAGTAACCCTCATTTTGGCTGTTCCGCAAATTTACTCGGTTCTTTCCAAAGAAGCCAAGGGTCTCAAGCGTTTGTATTTGCGCTACTGGCCGTTCAAAAATGTTCGCTTCGCGGTATCCGGGGCGGCTCCTTTAACGCAGGATATCAAAGATCGTTTCGAAGAAAAAATCGGCGTGCCGATATTGGAAGGGTATGGTTTAACGGAAACGAGCCCCGTGGTCAGCGTGAACACCGAAGAACTCCAAAAAATCAAATCGGTGGGGCCGGCTATTCCCGGTGTGAACTTGATTGTGCTGGACGATAACGGTAACGAAGTCGGCCGCAACCAAGAAGGCGAACTTTGTGTAAAAGGGCCCAATGTGTTTAGAGGTTATTGGGGTAACGAAACGGCTTCCCGCGATGCTTTTACCGAAAGCGGCTGGTTCAAAACGGGCGATATCGTGGAAATTGATGATGACGGATTTATCTTTATTAAAGACCGCAAAAAAGACATGATTATCATTAAAGGTTTGAAAGTCTTTTCTGCCCAGGTGGAAGCCGTCATTTGCGAACACCCGGCCATTGAAGAGTGCGCCATTATCGGCGTGCCGGACGGCCGCGGCGGCGAATTTATTAAACTCTATGCCGTGAAACGCGAGGGAGTGGAATATTCCGATGCCGAATTTAGAAAATTCTTGAAAACGCATTTGGACAACTACAAGCGTCCGCGTGATTTCGAATTTTTAGAGGCACTTCCCAAAAATGCTTTACGCAAAGTACTCAAACGCGAACTCCGCAAAGATGCCGTAGCCAAATTGGCGGCGCGCGGTGGTGCAGAAGGAGACGATTCCGTTGCCTAA
- a CDS encoding CCA tRNA nucleotidyltransferase, translated as MVQKETIPLPNLAQILAETIPSAHYVGGIVRSSLLKRESGDIDLALPPAEVRSAAMLLAKKLKAAVFEMDAEFGVWRLVTHKEKIQIDLTAYQGKDLKADLLRRDFSFNALAYPVSACPEIVINKQKDGHARILLKKLKKNLIVDYSGGLKAVSAKVIDRNNPRVFTEDPLRMLRAFRSAAELKFTISPRTLKQIKKDAALITQSAGERVREELERLFATSKAYENICLMDDCGLLTALFAELEPQRTCAEVYYGKGGVLKHTLEVFKRIEFLLDNLPKAFPKYAKKLAPFAQNKALYKMAALLHDVAKPATAKVKGDRLRFFYHEEKGAKMAKTILERLHYSRAEIRLICAMIGEHLRPSNLASNDVITDRGAYHFFRDLGEAAIPMLLLCWSDYASYVSDYQLKRIMPKSGEKMMTLAQAQRTANIGKTLRHMQVLSLLFKKYFDQPKKVTPSRLITGRDVMDALSLPPSPKIGEILEAVAVAQVEGLVVDRESALAFIRTLDIKQQHITAPCKK; from the coding sequence GTGGTGCAGAAGGAGACGATTCCGTTGCCTAATTTAGCGCAGATTTTGGCAGAAACAATTCCCTCCGCTCATTATGTGGGGGGAATTGTTCGTAGTAGCCTTCTAAAGCGGGAGTCCGGCGATATTGACCTGGCACTTCCGCCGGCAGAAGTGCGCTCTGCCGCTATGCTTCTTGCTAAAAAGTTAAAAGCCGCGGTGTTTGAAATGGATGCCGAATTTGGCGTGTGGCGGCTGGTTACCCATAAAGAAAAAATTCAAATAGACTTAACCGCTTATCAAGGAAAGGACTTAAAGGCCGACTTGTTACGGCGTGATTTTTCCTTTAATGCTCTTGCGTATCCTGTATCGGCGTGCCCGGAAATTGTCATCAATAAACAAAAAGATGGCCATGCGCGGATTCTGCTTAAAAAATTAAAAAAGAATTTGATTGTGGACTATAGCGGCGGTTTGAAAGCCGTTTCTGCCAAAGTGATTGACCGCAACAACCCCCGCGTATTTACGGAAGACCCCTTGCGTATGCTTCGGGCTTTCCGTTCGGCCGCCGAACTGAAATTTACCATTTCTCCGCGCACATTAAAGCAAATCAAAAAAGATGCCGCGCTGATTACGCAATCTGCCGGGGAGCGGGTGCGGGAAGAACTGGAGCGGTTGTTTGCTACTTCCAAAGCGTACGAAAATATTTGCTTGATGGATGATTGCGGCTTGTTAACGGCCTTGTTTGCCGAATTGGAACCCCAACGCACCTGTGCCGAGGTATATTACGGGAAAGGCGGGGTATTAAAACACACGCTGGAAGTGTTTAAGCGCATTGAATTTTTACTTGATAACCTGCCCAAGGCTTTTCCCAAATATGCCAAAAAGTTGGCTCCGTTTGCTCAAAATAAAGCCCTTTATAAAATGGCGGCGCTTCTGCACGATGTTGCCAAGCCGGCTACCGCCAAAGTAAAGGGCGACCGCTTGCGGTTTTTCTATCACGAAGAAAAGGGCGCTAAAATGGCTAAAACCATTTTGGAAAGGTTGCATTACAGCCGGGCGGAAATCCGTTTGATTTGTGCCATGATCGGCGAGCATTTGCGCCCCTCCAATTTGGCCAGTAACGATGTAATTACCGACCGCGGCGCATACCACTTCTTCCGCGATTTGGGAGAAGCGGCAATTCCCATGCTCCTTTTGTGTTGGAGCGATTACGCCAGTTATGTAAGCGACTATCAACTTAAGCGCATTATGCCTAAAAGCGGTGAAAAAATGATGACTCTTGCCCAAGCCCAGCGCACGGCTAATATCGGCAAAACGCTTCGCCATATGCAGGTGCTTTCGCTTTTGTTCAAAAAATATTTTGACCAGCCCAAAAAAGTAACGCCCAGCCGTTTGATTACCGGACGGGATGTAATGGATGCGTTAAGCCTGCCGCCCAGTCCCAAAATCGGCGAAATTTTGGAAGCGGTGGCCGTTGCACAGGTGGAGGGATTGGTGGTTGACCGCGAAAGCGCTCTCGCGTTTATTCGTACGCTGGATATTAAACAACAACATATCACCGCTCCCTGTAAAAAATAG
- a CDS encoding prepilin-type N-terminal cleavage/methylation domain-containing protein has translation MKQGFTLIELLVVVLIIGILSAVALPQYQDAVSKSRLSRWLVLGKALSASQELCYLANGVYCSTFDEMDISLPAGTELFDTALDGGAGQRAFFNRTTGSSNQSMSGERVRVDLRPGDAAEGGVISMQVDFTDDNEMWLVFYPKQYRIPQAAGRIVCKGNGRSLKLCAKMAGGESKRTSSTASQYFLD, from the coding sequence ATGAAACAGGGTTTTACACTTATTGAATTATTAGTGGTCGTGCTGATAATCGGCATCTTGTCTGCCGTAGCGCTTCCGCAATACCAAGATGCGGTTTCCAAAAGCCGCTTATCGCGTTGGTTGGTGTTGGGAAAAGCGTTGTCCGCTTCGCAGGAATTGTGCTATTTGGCCAATGGCGTATATTGCAGTACCTTTGATGAAATGGACATTTCTTTGCCGGCAGGTACAGAATTGTTTGATACCGCCTTGGACGGTGGCGCCGGCCAACGTGCCTTTTTTAATAGGACGACGGGTTCCTCTAACCAAAGTATGTCCGGGGAGCGTGTACGCGTAGATTTGCGCCCGGGCGATGCGGCAGAAGGCGGGGTGATTTCCATGCAGGTGGACTTTACGGACGATAACGAAATGTGGTTGGTCTTTTATCCCAAACAATATCGCATACCACAGGCTGCGGGCCGAATCGTGTGTAAAGGAAACGGTCGTTCCCTAAAGTTGTGTGCCAAAATGGCAGGCGGGGAAAGCAAGCGGACCTCATCAACGGCTTCCCAGTATTTTTTAGATTAG